One genomic segment of Euzebya pacifica includes these proteins:
- a CDS encoding PhoH family protein: protein MTTPKRTFVLDTNVLIADPQAIGYPAANGRLAFPGRFDEHDVVIPIRVIEELEGLRNRPFEVGFAAREALRNIEALRVVHGTLANPVTINDQGGTVRIELNNTSRANLHEALQADTSDHRIIAVAKNLADAGHDVVLVSKDAPVRIKASVEGLAAEEFKNEQWGDSGWSGVVDAHVPQEFIDELYASGPVGVALTDAPDSLINCVANTCLNLSGPRSGTLARVHADKRVRAIADSQTLGGKIRGRNAEQRFAIDLLLDPRVGIVSLAGLAGSGKTMLAVLAGLQQRDGGRVQVFRPLDAVGGPDQSVGFLPGTLHEKMSPYVSAIRDSLEVVYAPHEIDSMLERRSLTVEPVTYVRGRTLRGHIVLDEAQSWERRPLEALLTRAGEDSKVVLCWDQAQSDNSRATPEAGVAGLRDRFKGHPIFGHVTLRRTERSAIASAVNEVLHGTN, encoded by the coding sequence GTGACCACCCCGAAGCGGACCTTCGTGCTCGACACCAACGTCCTGATCGCCGACCCCCAGGCGATCGGCTACCCGGCCGCCAACGGCCGCTTGGCGTTCCCTGGCCGGTTTGACGAACACGACGTGGTCATCCCGATCCGCGTCATCGAGGAGCTTGAAGGGCTCCGCAACCGGCCGTTCGAAGTCGGGTTCGCCGCACGTGAGGCGCTACGCAACATAGAGGCGCTCCGTGTCGTCCATGGAACCCTTGCGAACCCCGTCACGATCAACGATCAGGGCGGCACCGTCCGCATCGAGTTGAACAACACCAGTCGGGCGAACCTCCATGAGGCGTTGCAGGCTGACACCAGCGACCATCGCATCATCGCCGTCGCCAAGAACCTCGCCGACGCCGGCCATGACGTCGTCTTGGTCTCCAAGGACGCCCCGGTCCGGATCAAGGCATCAGTGGAGGGCCTCGCCGCCGAGGAGTTCAAGAACGAGCAGTGGGGCGACTCTGGCTGGTCCGGCGTCGTGGACGCCCACGTCCCCCAGGAGTTCATCGACGAGCTCTACGCGTCCGGACCGGTCGGTGTTGCGCTCACCGACGCCCCCGACAGCTTGATCAACTGCGTGGCCAACACCTGCCTGAACCTCTCAGGCCCGCGGTCAGGCACGCTGGCACGGGTCCACGCTGACAAGCGGGTCCGGGCGATCGCTGACAGCCAGACGCTCGGCGGAAAGATCAGGGGCCGCAACGCCGAGCAACGGTTCGCCATCGACCTGCTGCTCGACCCGCGGGTGGGCATCGTCAGCCTGGCGGGTCTTGCGGGATCTGGGAAGACGATGTTGGCGGTCCTGGCCGGCTTGCAGCAGCGCGACGGCGGCCGTGTGCAGGTATTCCGGCCCCTGGACGCCGTCGGCGGTCCCGACCAATCGGTTGGCTTCCTCCCCGGCACGTTGCACGAGAAGATGAGTCCGTACGTGTCGGCGATCCGCGACAGCCTCGAGGTGGTCTACGCCCCTCACGAGATCGACTCGATGCTGGAACGACGCAGCCTCACCGTCGAACCCGTCACCTATGTCCGGGGCCGCACCCTGCGGGGCCACATCGTGCTGGATGAGGCCCAGTCGTGGGAGCGCCGGCCGCTTGAGGCGCTGCTGACCCGCGCCGGTGAGGACTCCAAGGTCGTGCTGTGCTGGGACCAGGCCCAGTCCGACAACTCACGCGCCACCCCTGAGGCCGGTGTCGCGGGGCTGCGGGACCGGTTCAAGGGTCATCCGATCTTCGGCCACGTAACGCTGCGGCGCACCGAACGGTCCGCGATCGCTTCTGCGGTCAACGAGGTCCTCCACGGCACCAACTGA
- a CDS encoding ATP-binding protein produces MNPYLAKARNAILGDPAKKVGTVDRKTGQHRATPWMERSDDGMYVGLDRSIWLYRVIENTPLQYSDIDEKLDHGRKFETILNDLGQSSIKAPPGMANAPAGFYRDIHLLTVRWYERPVPPASSNRPLAAYQDQEVLAFVAPAQAMFVGVRLSNLDASKVSRANSIFELMKDLVAEAFDDNPTNFAFYRKDRDWVHQKLAAHGGRIPTDHERRQLESWFNHGNGAEPEIIPHPDHLLIDRDDKIEFAALERFQTTAFRAPGSEWIAAVMDHGDGPCVVSLRAQLQPGTDTRKQLRKSIRARREAEAEAAKTGEVDRVEELQENELTVFAEQKYSGADAPASLRNCSVIFGHRETNYDREPYTDWLRHNFGIETKPLTHRQLAALEECMPCSQQRSNPFPLHISTEMAAHAGLGMFTELGDGQGAFVGRGLPEGTPVYFDPLEASRQNQPPATGIFGIPGSGKTLLALHMALQAVLGGLNVSFVNPKGQDSLYPMVEWMRSQGLDCEWVSISRLFETEGPGTYDPFRYARQPATAAALVSNLITTVLDFDQTQRTALRHGLNQGAQGGARCAMEALQHVTDDFVREQVTAMWASTPLFALFMSDRPRPRLDSVAGAEGTGKFVLTEFDVDLNLPAGLRENYSDAERIGLAAVRAVTAANVGMLAGTSGGMFIVDEAHNILGHPDTVNQIQKLMREGRSLNLAQVYISQLVSDLVKVGGTGSSLESYISRVFALKMTDASEAAAALELVGFEPSEERIAQMREFGAVRLQSGVRPSFGYYRDLQGRKSIVSFGPLGQDFLAAASTNIDDRKARELAAIAERAEQVA; encoded by the coding sequence GTGAACCCCTACCTGGCCAAAGCCCGCAACGCCATCCTCGGCGACCCCGCAAAGAAGGTCGGTACCGTCGACCGCAAGACCGGCCAGCACCGGGCCACACCATGGATGGAACGCAGCGACGACGGCATGTACGTCGGCCTCGACCGCTCCATCTGGCTGTACCGCGTCATCGAGAACACCCCACTCCAGTACTCCGACATCGACGAGAAACTCGACCACGGACGCAAGTTCGAAACGATCCTCAACGACCTCGGCCAGTCCTCCATCAAGGCACCCCCCGGCATGGCCAACGCCCCCGCCGGGTTCTACCGCGACATCCACCTCCTGACCGTCCGCTGGTACGAACGCCCCGTACCGCCAGCCAGCTCGAACAGGCCACTGGCCGCCTACCAGGACCAAGAAGTTCTCGCCTTCGTCGCACCCGCCCAAGCCATGTTCGTAGGCGTCCGACTCTCCAACCTCGACGCCTCCAAGGTCTCCCGCGCCAACAGCATCTTCGAACTCATGAAGGACCTCGTCGCCGAAGCCTTCGATGACAACCCCACCAACTTCGCGTTCTACCGCAAGGACCGCGACTGGGTGCACCAGAAGCTCGCCGCGCACGGCGGCAGGATTCCCACCGATCACGAACGACGCCAACTCGAAAGCTGGTTCAACCACGGCAACGGGGCCGAACCGGAGATCATCCCCCACCCCGACCACCTACTCATCGACCGCGACGACAAGATCGAGTTCGCCGCCCTCGAACGATTCCAAACCACCGCGTTCCGCGCCCCAGGATCCGAATGGATCGCCGCCGTCATGGACCACGGCGACGGCCCCTGCGTCGTCTCGCTACGCGCGCAACTCCAACCAGGAACCGACACCCGCAAGCAACTGCGCAAGTCGATCCGGGCACGCCGCGAAGCCGAAGCCGAAGCCGCCAAGACAGGAGAAGTCGACCGCGTCGAGGAGCTGCAGGAGAACGAACTCACCGTCTTCGCCGAGCAGAAGTACTCCGGTGCCGACGCGCCCGCCTCGCTGCGCAACTGCTCGGTGATCTTCGGCCACCGCGAAACCAACTACGACCGCGAGCCCTACACCGACTGGCTCCGGCACAACTTCGGCATCGAAACCAAACCGCTCACCCACCGGCAACTCGCCGCCCTCGAGGAATGCATGCCCTGCTCACAGCAGCGCAGCAACCCCTTCCCGCTCCACATCTCCACCGAAATGGCCGCCCACGCCGGCCTCGGCATGTTCACCGAACTCGGCGACGGCCAAGGCGCCTTCGTTGGACGCGGCCTGCCCGAAGGCACCCCCGTCTACTTCGACCCCCTCGAAGCCTCCCGGCAGAACCAGCCACCAGCCACCGGCATCTTCGGGATCCCCGGCTCTGGGAAGACGCTCCTGGCCCTGCATATGGCCCTTCAGGCCGTTCTGGGTGGTCTGAACGTGTCGTTCGTGAACCCGAAGGGGCAGGACAGCCTGTACCCGATGGTGGAGTGGATGCGGTCACAGGGGCTGGACTGCGAGTGGGTGTCGATCTCGCGGCTCTTCGAAACCGAGGGGCCAGGCACCTATGACCCGTTCCGCTACGCCCGGCAACCGGCCACGGCGGCCGCTCTGGTCTCGAACCTGATCACCACGGTGTTGGATTTCGATCAGACCCAGAGAACTGCCTTGCGTCACGGTCTGAATCAGGGCGCACAGGGGGGCGCCCGTTGTGCGATGGAGGCGTTGCAGCACGTGACCGACGACTTCGTTCGTGAGCAGGTCACGGCGATGTGGGCTTCAACCCCGCTGTTCGCTCTGTTCATGTCAGATCGCCCCCGACCCCGACTCGATTCTGTTGCGGGTGCTGAGGGCACGGGCAAGTTCGTGCTGACCGAGTTCGACGTGGACCTGAACCTGCCCGCAGGCCTGCGGGAGAACTACAGCGACGCAGAGCGGATCGGGCTTGCGGCAGTGAGGGCGGTCACGGCCGCCAACGTGGGGATGCTGGCTGGTACCTCGGGCGGGATGTTCATCGTTGATGAGGCCCACAACATCCTTGGCCACCCTGACACGGTCAACCAGATCCAGAAGTTGATGCGTGAGGGCCGTTCGCTCAACCTGGCCCAGGTCTACATCTCCCAGTTGGTGTCTGACCTGGTCAAGGTCGGTGGAACCGGGTCGTCGCTGGAGTCCTACATCAGTCGGGTGTTCGCGTTGAAGATGACGGATGCCTCTGAGGCGGCTGCGGCGTTGGAGCTCGTCGGGTTCGAACCGTCTGAGGAACGCATCGCCCAGATGCGGGAGTTCGGAGCGGTTCGGTTGCAGTCGGGGGTGCGGCCATCGTTCGGCTACTACCGAGACCTGCAGGGGCGCAAGAGCATCGTGTCGTTCGGGCCGTTGGGTCAGGACTTCCTGGCGGCTGCTTCGACCAACATCGACGACCGAAAGGCCCGGGAGCTGGCAGCAATCGCGGAACGGGCCGAGCAGGTGGCGTGA
- a CDS encoding MinD/ParA family ATP-binding protein, giving the protein MEVFNAGVGNRRSGTAPQVLVFASYKGGAGKTSAALLAASALAEAAGKPGEVVLVDANTAQASISTLLDLRNEAVPDIMRLLDPPWDPKKVTRSLTAIPDTNLHVLFAPHNKRDQRIRNITPQLFRRIVNELRNNYRYIIIDTPVAQNVGEPIFDEFVFTDADELVIVTNPEKESQENNLEFAEIACDPVAGGGRAFPMQHLWILLNRARDGVGYDEVNVRDEFRQYNFAGAVPESDAILRAANDARLHLATSPARDALLHALANITGDDSLRPSSAPPAVDGMGRSGGWRGLLAKVGLGG; this is encoded by the coding sequence GTGGAGGTCTTCAACGCAGGCGTCGGCAACCGGCGGTCCGGCACCGCACCCCAAGTACTGGTGTTCGCCAGCTACAAGGGAGGTGCCGGGAAGACGAGCGCTGCCCTGTTGGCCGCGTCGGCGCTGGCCGAGGCCGCTGGGAAGCCGGGGGAGGTTGTGCTTGTCGACGCCAACACCGCGCAGGCGTCGATCTCCACGCTGCTGGACCTCCGCAATGAGGCCGTGCCCGACATCATGCGGCTCCTGGACCCGCCGTGGGACCCGAAGAAGGTGACGCGGTCCCTCACTGCGATCCCAGATACCAACCTGCATGTGCTGTTCGCGCCGCACAACAAGCGCGACCAGAGGATCCGCAACATCACGCCCCAGTTGTTCCGCCGCATCGTGAACGAGCTCAGGAACAACTACCGGTACATCATCATCGACACACCCGTGGCCCAGAACGTGGGCGAGCCGATCTTCGATGAGTTCGTGTTCACCGATGCCGACGAGCTCGTGATTGTCACCAACCCCGAGAAGGAGTCGCAGGAGAACAACCTCGAGTTCGCCGAGATCGCCTGCGACCCGGTAGCCGGTGGCGGCAGGGCATTCCCGATGCAGCACCTGTGGATCCTGCTGAACCGGGCGCGCGACGGTGTGGGCTACGACGAGGTCAACGTCCGCGACGAGTTCCGGCAATACAACTTTGCCGGAGCCGTTCCGGAGTCCGACGCGATCCTGCGGGCAGCCAACGATGCCCGGTTGCACCTCGCCACATCTCCCGCTCGTGATGCACTTCTGCACGCCTTGGCGAACATCACCGGGGATGACTCCCTGCGGCCTTCGTCGGCGCCGCCGGCGGTGGACGGCATGGGACGCAGCGGTGGGTGGCGCGGCCTGCTCGCAAAGGTCGGGCTGGGCGGCTGA
- a CDS encoding J domain-containing protein: MDVDVNGEKTAYDVLGLDRNASAEDIRSAYRRLAATHHPDAGGNEETFKAVTQAHTLLKDPRARAQYDAELDFTDALDEAELGDLLLHGDAPSWEQSDLGASDPFWFLSADHGPGDLRSWSAPSVEGSPAGQRFPMAAVAVAAALLIVVLLAVGYVITG, from the coding sequence ATGGACGTCGATGTCAACGGCGAGAAGACCGCCTATGACGTGCTTGGTCTTGACCGCAACGCCTCGGCTGAGGACATCCGGTCCGCTTACCGGCGTTTGGCCGCCACCCATCATCCCGACGCCGGCGGCAACGAGGAGACCTTCAAGGCCGTCACCCAGGCCCACACCCTGCTGAAGGATCCGAGGGCTAGGGCGCAGTATGACGCCGAGCTCGACTTCACCGATGCCCTCGACGAGGCGGAGTTGGGTGACCTGCTGCTCCATGGCGACGCTCCTTCCTGGGAGCAGTCCGATCTGGGTGCCAGCGACCCGTTCTGGTTCCTTTCAGCCGATCATGGGCCGGGGGATCTGCGGTCCTGGTCAGCACCGTCCGTTGAGGGTTCCCCGGCGGGCCAGAGGTTCCCCATGGCCGCCGTTGCCGTCGCCGCAGCGTTGCTGATCGTCGTGCTGCTGGCGGTCGGTTACGTGATCACTGGCTGA
- a CDS encoding HNH endonuclease family protein translates to MTIPWRRRDDRAEGTTDGPPAAVDGGGDDWDDDWDDDWDDAPWADPGSDLDEEGGGAAGRLLAVSVTRIKEVVAEVPLGALVALAVLVVLGVVLGPQTGGAITNLLPATENDASGTGPSDPDGDTGRAEPTAAETPAGEGRSDTVPAAIALERPPGAPELPAGSGLTVLASARVEGAAPFDGGGYDRSAFPHWVDPDGNGCNARQDTLIRDFNGATVSDCTVVAGTGTLVSVWDRQELADPSDADVDHVVALGWAHASGAAEWAADDPRREQLANDPANLVAVTASSNRAKGALGPDRWQPEDPTAACLYANRFVRVVVAYDLILTPAEHGALKAILTGCE, encoded by the coding sequence GTGACCATCCCGTGGCGTCGCAGGGACGACCGTGCCGAGGGCACGACGGATGGGCCTCCCGCCGCCGTTGATGGCGGTGGCGATGACTGGGACGACGACTGGGACGACGACTGGGACGACGCCCCCTGGGCAGACCCGGGGAGCGACCTGGACGAGGAAGGAGGCGGCGCTGCTGGCCGCCTCCTGGCCGTCTCCGTGACGCGGATCAAGGAGGTGGTGGCCGAGGTGCCGTTGGGTGCGCTGGTGGCCCTGGCCGTCCTTGTGGTGCTGGGGGTCGTGCTCGGCCCGCAGACCGGCGGTGCCATCACCAACCTCTTGCCTGCGACGGAGAACGACGCATCGGGCACCGGTCCGTCAGACCCCGACGGGGACACCGGCCGCGCCGAACCCACTGCCGCGGAAACCCCTGCCGGGGAGGGTCGGTCGGACACCGTCCCCGCGGCCATCGCCTTGGAACGTCCGCCGGGTGCGCCCGAGCTGCCGGCGGGCAGTGGCCTGACTGTTCTCGCCTCGGCTCGGGTTGAAGGGGCCGCCCCCTTCGACGGCGGCGGGTATGACCGCTCGGCATTCCCGCACTGGGTGGATCCGGACGGCAACGGCTGTAACGCGCGGCAGGACACGCTGATTCGGGACTTCAACGGCGCGACCGTCAGCGATTGCACGGTCGTTGCCGGAACGGGCACGCTGGTGTCGGTCTGGGACCGCCAGGAACTTGCCGATCCCTCCGATGCCGACGTTGACCATGTGGTGGCGCTTGGCTGGGCACACGCCTCGGGGGCCGCGGAGTGGGCGGCCGACGACCCGCGCCGGGAGCAACTGGCCAACGACCCGGCGAACCTCGTGGCGGTCACGGCGTCGTCGAACCGGGCCAAAGGGGCGCTCGGTCCTGACAGGTGGCAACCGGAGGACCCCACGGCTGCATGCCTGTACGCCAACCGGTTCGTCCGCGTCGTGGTGGCCTACGACCTCATCCTCACCCCAGCCGAGCACGGTGCCTTGAAGGCGATCCTCACCGGTTGCGAGTAG
- a CDS encoding ParB/RepB/Spo0J family partition protein: MSTLTAPEETVETDRVDETIDLLSRLDTSDRFKSMELRDLPVLGKGAPRVNPQVRPAQAHALTREGVDELIQSMRFIGQLQPVIVEELPDGTLQLIAGQRRMNALEFAHAEEIDSRHFNGTMKALVFPGPLSEWELWAVQLAENIKRKDLTATDVGRALWMARCKLLVERVTAQDQEVPDEIMGISNPADRCVALFEWKDSIAGLGTTGANWLDTAEALGLDMSEPTAKAKAKQFRDLGETLSAKLDGQGASHRARKAAAEVTAASGQDAADEILTAIEQFGEDGADSRLVEEAMLLRRDNPEMGADEIVNQVAAERGMAERLEPDRPLGVLDRVEEIEPDDEVADPDPVDADALIRRLRDIDNGLSEKVEPHIRTVSGQVANGAPVSSRDAATLLMLAGNLEGFAGRIRALAQCEE; encoded by the coding sequence GTGAGCACCCTGACCGCCCCGGAAGAGACCGTCGAAACCGATCGTGTCGATGAGACGATCGACCTGTTGTCGCGTCTGGACACATCGGACCGGTTCAAGTCGATGGAACTGCGGGACCTGCCCGTGCTCGGCAAGGGCGCGCCGCGGGTGAACCCCCAGGTCCGTCCGGCCCAGGCGCACGCCCTGACCCGCGAAGGGGTTGACGAACTCATCCAGTCGATGCGGTTCATCGGGCAGTTGCAGCCGGTGATCGTTGAGGAGTTGCCTGACGGCACCCTCCAGTTGATCGCCGGCCAGCGGCGGATGAACGCGCTGGAGTTCGCCCACGCCGAGGAGATCGACAGCCGCCACTTCAACGGGACGATGAAGGCGTTGGTGTTTCCCGGTCCGCTCAGCGAGTGGGAGTTGTGGGCGGTCCAGCTTGCGGAGAACATCAAGCGGAAGGACCTCACCGCCACCGATGTCGGTCGTGCGTTGTGGATGGCCCGCTGCAAGCTGCTGGTGGAGCGGGTCACGGCACAGGACCAGGAGGTTCCCGATGAGATCATGGGCATCTCCAACCCGGCGGACCGGTGCGTGGCCCTGTTCGAATGGAAGGATTCGATTGCGGGGCTGGGGACCACGGGGGCGAACTGGTTGGACACCGCCGAGGCGTTGGGGTTGGACATGTCTGAGCCGACCGCGAAGGCCAAGGCGAAGCAGTTCCGGGACCTGGGCGAAACGCTGTCGGCCAAGCTCGACGGTCAGGGTGCGTCACACCGGGCAAGGAAGGCAGCAGCCGAGGTCACGGCGGCCTCCGGTCAGGACGCCGCCGATGAGATCCTGACCGCCATCGAGCAGTTCGGAGAGGACGGTGCCGACTCCCGGCTCGTGGAGGAGGCCATGCTGCTGCGCCGTGACAACCCGGAGATGGGTGCCGACGAGATCGTCAACCAGGTGGCAGCCGAACGGGGGATGGCCGAGCGGCTCGAGCCGGACCGGCCGTTGGGCGTGCTGGACCGGGTTGAGGAGATCGAGCCCGACGATGAGGTGGCGGACCCGGACCCCGTCGACGCCGACGCGCTCATCCGTCGTCTCCGCGACATCGACAACGGGCTGTCGGAGAAGGTCGAACCGCACATCCGGACCGTCAGCGGGCAGGTGGCCAACGGTGCGCCCGTGTCATCGCGGGACGCCGCCACGCTGCTGATGCTCGCCGGCAACCTTGAGGGGTTCGCCGGCCGGATTCGGGCGCTGGCGCAGTGCGAGGAGTGA